From Gimesia panareensis, the proteins below share one genomic window:
- a CDS encoding transposase, whose protein sequence is MPHQDTEHLRINIQSMKAIFDRLIPCETSSLVRHGNASLDPGWLAAVAILCMGWTAKGTLGERVKTAYTVAGELFQVSTTVTRQGLMKALANYGQPLVDLVIQHLSSKLGQWKGYRTTAGKVTLAVDATKFSAPRSAANQREFAPGIHHRRSAKYRKKADESKALTVQLLTTVLWHLGSGLPFRWCIQGAAGSERIAAREMLESLPENVRLVGDAQYTGAPLWSAIMESGHSFLFRVGSNVTLLKSLGQLKIRDGFVYYWPDSMQRRDQSPLVLRLFQIHNGRNKIYLVSNELEMTDACACKLYRQRWGIEVFFRSVKQSCERSKLCCQTPVNVITELNWTLIGIWVALFVGKDMLHKQGTNLKKLSPIKVIRVFSQAVTIIACHAQQWAPLTDLLSQSVLAEEKRPNNRKASRGHPCKKRKRQCGKPTIIQATTDQKKLAKIYLE, encoded by the coding sequence ATGCCGCATCAAGATACCGAGCATCTTCGCATAAATATTCAGTCAATGAAAGCGATTTTTGACAGGCTGATTCCCTGCGAAACGTCTTCCCTGGTACGTCACGGCAATGCCTCTCTGGATCCGGGCTGGTTGGCTGCGGTTGCCATTCTCTGCATGGGCTGGACTGCCAAAGGAACACTTGGCGAAAGGGTAAAAACGGCCTACACGGTTGCCGGTGAGCTCTTTCAGGTTTCGACGACAGTGACACGACAAGGGCTGATGAAAGCTCTGGCGAACTACGGACAGCCATTGGTGGATCTGGTGATTCAACATCTTTCCTCAAAACTGGGACAATGGAAGGGCTATCGAACCACAGCAGGCAAAGTCACTCTGGCCGTGGATGCCACCAAGTTCTCTGCGCCTCGCTCAGCAGCCAATCAGCGTGAATTTGCACCAGGGATCCATCATAGAAGGTCGGCGAAATACCGCAAAAAAGCCGATGAATCCAAGGCGTTAACCGTTCAACTGTTAACGACCGTGCTCTGGCATCTGGGCAGTGGGTTACCGTTTCGCTGGTGTATTCAGGGGGCAGCTGGCAGTGAGCGAATTGCGGCCCGGGAAATGCTGGAATCCCTTCCAGAAAATGTCCGACTGGTTGGGGATGCGCAATATACAGGTGCTCCGCTGTGGTCAGCCATCATGGAGTCAGGGCATTCTTTCCTGTTTCGTGTTGGTTCGAACGTAACCCTGTTAAAATCACTTGGTCAGTTGAAAATTCGTGATGGCTTCGTCTATTACTGGCCCGACTCTATGCAGCGTCGAGACCAAAGCCCGCTGGTCCTGCGTCTGTTCCAGATCCATAATGGCAGGAACAAGATCTACCTGGTGAGCAACGAATTAGAAATGACCGATGCATGTGCCTGTAAATTATATCGTCAAAGATGGGGGATTGAGGTTTTCTTCCGCTCAGTAAAACAATCCTGTGAACGCAGCAAGCTATGTTGCCAGACGCCTGTAAATGTCATCACAGAATTAAACTGGACTCTGATCGGAATCTGGGTTGCGTTATTTGTCGGAAAAGACATGTTGCATAAGCAGGGAACGAATCTCAAAAAACTCAGTCCGATCAAAGTGATTCGTGTGTTTTCTCAGGCTGTCACGATAATTGCCTGCCATGCTCAGCAATGGGCGCCATTAACCGACCTGCTTTCGCAATCCGTGCTCGCCGAAGAAAAACGGCCGAATAACAGAAAAGCAAGCCGGGGACATCCGTGTAAGAAAAGGAAACGGCAATGCGGAAAACCAACTATCATTCAGGCAACAACGGATCAAAAAAAACTGGCGAAAATCTATCTTGAATAA
- a CDS encoding ankyrin repeat domain-containing protein — translation MQNQPYEEEPSAYTEGFLKQDYPRVLQSLQEDPTQATLVFGERNTTLLHAAAYDGQLSIVQKLISLGADLNVREISGRTPLHHAANHGHINVIDALVTAGADLEARDNTGYTPLMWAKISRAGSTEQKDDLVKKLLELGAREQAEGER, via the coding sequence ATGCAGAACCAGCCTTATGAAGAAGAACCGTCGGCCTACACCGAAGGCTTTCTGAAGCAGGACTATCCAAGAGTGCTGCAATCGTTGCAGGAAGATCCAACACAGGCAACGCTGGTTTTTGGGGAGCGGAATACCACGCTGCTACATGCAGCGGCATATGATGGGCAACTTTCTATAGTGCAGAAATTAATCTCATTGGGAGCAGATTTAAACGTCAGGGAAATCAGTGGTAGAACTCCTCTGCATCATGCTGCAAATCATGGACATATAAACGTAATCGATGCTTTAGTTACAGCTGGGGCTGATCTCGAAGCCAGGGACAATACTGGATACACACCGCTCATGTGGGCGAAGATTTCCCGAGCTGGCTCAACTGAGCAAAAGGATGATCTTGTAAAAAAACTCCTGGAACTGGGAGCCAGAGAGCAAGCTGAAGGCGAGCGATGA
- a CDS encoding DUF1501 domain-containing protein — protein sequence MNRPATPLQALQSRRSFLQAGFLTLGGLSLTDLLRLRAASAAPHRATPDTSVILIWLQGGPSHMETYDLKPNAPLEYRGEFNPIHTNVPGMDICEHLPLHAKVADRFTLIRSISHGFANHAGGAGRFLSGRDPLRPLDPLSQFPTIGPIVSRMREHVNNGLPNYIGNQPRVYGGGSAYLGESALPFVVGADPNLDNFQVPNITMDDKLKDRLDDRMTLLASFDQMRRDIDQNGSLKSIDKFNSKALNMLTSDKARNAFDMSQESAATREKYGRHKWGQRALLARRLVEAGCSFVTMQMQNPGVQGCAGNWDIHAVNGHLYDDLRGRLPIFDRAVSALVEDIYDRGLDEKVMVIVSGEFGRTPRINPQKGTRSKIMQPGRDHWPGAMSVLVSGGGMKMGQVIGSTTANGAYAKDNKLDPNDLLATIYRFLGIDQHHAFLDHSGRPMPILPKGSPIPELS from the coding sequence ATGAATCGTCCCGCGACACCGCTTCAGGCTCTGCAGTCTCGACGCTCTTTTCTCCAGGCCGGGTTTCTGACCCTGGGCGGATTGAGCCTCACGGATCTGTTGCGCTTGAGAGCCGCGAGTGCTGCTCCGCATCGCGCGACTCCCGACACCTCGGTGATTCTGATCTGGCTGCAGGGCGGTCCCAGTCACATGGAAACTTATGACCTCAAGCCGAACGCGCCGCTGGAATACCGGGGTGAATTCAATCCGATCCATACCAACGTGCCCGGCATGGATATCTGCGAGCATCTGCCGCTGCATGCGAAGGTCGCAGATCGGTTTACGCTCATCCGTTCGATCTCTCACGGCTTTGCCAACCATGCTGGCGGTGCAGGGCGGTTCCTCTCCGGACGCGATCCGCTGCGACCGCTGGATCCCCTCTCGCAGTTTCCGACGATCGGCCCCATCGTCTCCCGCATGCGCGAGCATGTGAATAACGGCCTGCCGAACTACATCGGGAATCAGCCCCGCGTCTATGGCGGCGGCAGCGCCTACCTGGGTGAGTCGGCTCTCCCCTTCGTCGTCGGTGCAGACCCGAACCTCGACAACTTCCAGGTGCCCAACATCACCATGGACGACAAGCTCAAGGATCGGCTCGATGATCGCATGACACTGCTGGCCTCCTTCGACCAGATGCGGCGGGACATCGATCAGAACGGCTCTTTGAAATCGATCGATAAGTTCAATAGCAAAGCGCTCAACATGCTCACCAGCGACAAAGCCCGCAACGCGTTTGACATGTCGCAGGAGAGCGCAGCCACCCGCGAAAAATACGGACGTCACAAATGGGGTCAGCGTGCCCTGCTGGCCCGTCGACTGGTGGAAGCGGGTTGCAGCTTCGTTACCATGCAGATGCAAAATCCCGGCGTGCAGGGATGTGCCGGCAACTGGGATATTCACGCCGTCAACGGCCATTTGTACGATGATCTCCGTGGTCGCCTCCCGATCTTCGACCGCGCGGTCTCCGCATTGGTCGAAGATATTTATGATCGCGGTCTGGATGAAAAAGTGATGGTCATCGTCTCCGGCGAATTCGGTCGCACGCCCCGCATCAATCCGCAGAAGGGAACCCGTTCTAAAATCATGCAGCCCGGTCGCGATCACTGGCCCGGCGCCATGTCGGTCCTCGTTTCCGGCGGCGGCATGAAGATGGGACAGGTCATCGGCTCCACCACCGCCAACGGTGCCTATGCGAAAGACAACAAACTCGATCCCAACGATCTGCTCGCGACCATCTATCGCTTCCTGGGCATCGATCAGCACCACGCCTTCCTTGACCACAGCGGACGCCCGATGCCGATCCTCCCCAAAGGATCTCCGATCCCCGAACTCAGCTGA
- the ilvB gene encoding biosynthetic-type acetolactate synthase large subunit, whose product MATANEKETKTTTINGAEILVQALVRQGVKTMFAYPGGCSMPLHQALMKYKDEIRTLLPRHEQGGGFAAQGIARTTGEVGVCMATSGPGATNLVTALADAKLDSIPLVAITGQVPQAVIGSDAFQETPMVEISRAITKHTYMITDVKDVARIVKEAFFIANTGRPGPVLIDFPKDCQLATLDAEPDYDPETYLPGYQPELRKAAPEQIKQILAAIKRSKKPILYVGGGAITSNASEELVKFARRTNIPVTTTVMGLGVFPGDDPLCLDMLGMHGTVYANYAVNEADLLLAFGVRFDDRVTGKLEEFAKHGKIVHVDIDPSELHKNKEAHIPINADLKHVLIALNETITDDDLPQVDNWLKQVKEWKEKFPLKYPELGDIMSQQYAIHELWQQTKDKDPYITVGVGQHQMWAAQFYKFNKPRHWLSSSGLGTMGFGLPAAMGVQAQFPNDLVVDIDGDGSMLMNVQELATLHTEKLPVKILLLNNQHLGMVVQWEDRFMEGRRAHTYLGPVHHPEWEGKGSGEHGEDTYPDFVSIAKGFGLQAKQVRSKAEYPAALAEMLASDQPYLLDVICTYQEHVLPMIPSGGTVNDIITE is encoded by the coding sequence GTGGCCACTGCCAACGAAAAAGAGACGAAAACGACGACCATCAATGGCGCTGAGATTCTGGTTCAGGCATTGGTGCGGCAGGGCGTGAAGACGATGTTCGCCTACCCGGGCGGCTGCAGCATGCCTCTGCACCAGGCTCTGATGAAATACAAAGACGAGATCCGCACACTGCTGCCTCGTCACGAACAGGGAGGCGGTTTCGCGGCCCAGGGGATTGCCCGCACCACGGGTGAAGTGGGCGTCTGCATGGCGACCAGCGGTCCCGGCGCAACGAACCTCGTCACCGCCCTGGCGGATGCCAAGCTGGACAGTATCCCGCTGGTGGCCATCACCGGTCAGGTTCCCCAGGCTGTCATCGGCAGTGATGCCTTCCAGGAAACCCCGATGGTCGAGATCTCCCGTGCGATCACCAAGCACACCTACATGATCACCGACGTAAAAGATGTGGCGCGAATTGTGAAGGAAGCCTTCTTCATCGCGAACACCGGTCGCCCCGGTCCCGTGCTGATCGACTTCCCCAAGGACTGTCAGTTGGCGACCCTCGATGCAGAGCCGGATTACGATCCCGAAACTTATCTGCCCGGTTATCAGCCCGAACTGCGGAAAGCAGCTCCCGAACAGATCAAACAGATTCTGGCTGCCATCAAACGCTCCAAGAAGCCGATCCTGTATGTCGGCGGTGGCGCGATTACCTCGAATGCGTCTGAAGAGCTGGTGAAGTTTGCCCGTCGCACCAATATTCCGGTCACCACGACCGTGATGGGTCTGGGCGTGTTCCCCGGCGATGATCCGCTCTGCCTGGACATGCTCGGGATGCACGGCACCGTCTATGCAAACTACGCTGTGAATGAAGCAGACCTGCTGCTGGCCTTCGGTGTGCGTTTTGACGACCGCGTGACCGGAAAGCTCGAAGAATTCGCCAAGCATGGCAAGATCGTGCACGTGGATATCGACCCTTCCGAGTTGCACAAAAACAAAGAAGCTCACATTCCGATCAATGCCGATCTGAAACACGTGCTGATTGCTTTGAACGAAACCATCACCGACGATGATCTGCCCCAGGTTGATAACTGGCTGAAGCAGGTCAAAGAGTGGAAAGAGAAATTCCCGCTCAAATATCCCGAGCTGGGCGACATCATGTCTCAGCAGTACGCGATCCACGAACTCTGGCAGCAGACCAAAGACAAAGATCCCTACATCACCGTAGGCGTGGGTCAGCACCAGATGTGGGCGGCCCAGTTCTATAAATTCAACAAGCCCCGCCACTGGCTGAGCAGTTCGGGACTGGGAACGATGGGCTTCGGTCTGCCCGCTGCGATGGGCGTCCAGGCACAGTTCCCCAATGATCTGGTGGTCGACATCGACGGCGACGGTTCGATGCTGATGAACGTTCAGGAACTGGCGACCCTGCATACGGAAAAGCTGCCGGTCAAAATCCTGCTGTTGAATAACCAGCACCTGGGTATGGTGGTGCAGTGGGAAGACCGCTTCATGGAAGGCCGTCGGGCACACACCTACCTCGGTCCGGTCCATCATCCGGAATGGGAAGGCAAAGGATCCGGCGAACACGGCGAAGACACCTATCCCGACTTCGTCTCGATCGCCAAAGGCTTCGGTCTGCAGGCGAAGCAGGTTCGCTCGAAAGCCGAGTATCCCGCTGCCCTGGCAGAAATGCTGGCCTCGGATCAGCCTTACCTGCTGGACGTGATCTGCACCTACCAGGAACACGTGCTGCCGATGATCCCCAGCGGTGGAACCGTGAACGACATCATTACTGAGTAA